One stretch of Riemerella columbina DNA includes these proteins:
- a CDS encoding translocation/assembly module TamB domain-containing protein has protein sequence MANLENNNDKKKSTEQLDAHPPKTPERKQNRWYRFFKIAFLSFLGLLVALWIILSLSSTRNWAAQRVVNILNKDLKTQISFDKIDLSIFGNITIYGLKIKDYKGLDFIKAKEVYADSDWFSLITNTDHLDFQSLKVSDMEMKVITYKGDSIANFNRFIALFDNGKKRDPNKPPFELDARISILNSQLSIVNQNHAGDEGRWLDAQRLNVQIPRLKVKGSDVSAQVNNFSLVTERWGKKHLIETFSTNFTLNKEYLWLENLVLNTDHSLLQGDLKLLLNEGKFEDFAHKVRWDMQLDRGSQMNGYDLSYFVKDWDNYKPINVSGKMDGVLNDFYLTQFQLGNHDTHIATQKIRVAKILEKSFAIETQNLATDFTYQGLKQMFPSFIANKMGNVADDFGRMKFNGALTANPNAITTKGTLISGVGQAAIKHLTLLEYSTPQPKYTGELSLSQLNVAAITKNNQVGLVSGHFNAKGEGFNLNTMHLNTQSQITSIEILDKTLTNVLLDGTLAQKQYNGLVSIKDPHAQANVKGRFDFSNPRLVADVLADVAHLDIAYFTGKAERQVVSGLFDVKMAMKDLNDLNLDAKMKSVQLISANQTVNLPEADVKAYLDGNNRIVDIDAPQAVKGKVSGHFNIKDVAGMVQNSMDKILAGTAPRQYYRGQYFNFDFDIAQGLVNFFEPRLKIRDGVKVSGNYDGNANNLVLSAEAPHLKYMITKEDAKAANEVLAQSDIDYQIETSSVANESVTVNQLALNINTASSTEQVVLSVDKLAFSDHIVRDLSLKGSNENGEILHLAASLKHGNPDDDEHNRLKEYAVNLSQTTDAQGDYVIRFEPTEVRFNNFVWRVDTSPELNHSITYKRKTGAIDLHNLKFYSDNSEILVNGIFNNGKDFDINAEVKNVEVSKLMALKGGGDTQMEMGGTINGTIDIKMNKSILEPLVDLKVEQLSMNRQAMGDIIINAQKTEKRNIFAMEARVLSPELLGADKLKLTGTINNNTASPTLDLLADMNEFDLAFAQEFVKSVFSNFRGKASGQLKIGGTIKDVDYQGDIALKDFGLKLNFSGVDYAFDDTVIPLTKGYAVLNNIGVKDGRGNSQGTISGAIQFADAASMGLNLIMRADNLLLLNTTQKDFDTFWGRVYGRGDIFVEGPVTALNIDANMDVLNNSTFTLNSNSASAVDEFKMLRFVEKGKDGLLTVAEKKKSGANMNIKFDISIDKGSTVNVLVGDDVGDISVRGMAEHLKFNLRRNGQMSMSGTFVVDNGTFVSKAILERTFQIAKGSSMGWDGNVMNPSLNISADYFRTVTNAGEYLNIGKLPPINVMLTTHITQSLQNPKIDFNVSAPDVSSQIKEALAFKMSNSDEKIVQFGAILALNNFNVADTGGVDFNVGNTLVSQGYNLLFKQLGSVLNTISNQFQVDLNYIKGDQASNTGDRANAGVNIALSPRVNIKTGLGVPLSKTEYTDANFLSGEGILEYDWSKKNDGSRLFRVYSKPSNVTNISGQAGANQTWGGGVVYSKSFNRFFPKKKKDSMRQPKDTTAVAR, from the coding sequence ATGGCAAATTTAGAGAATAATAACGACAAGAAAAAATCTACAGAACAATTGGACGCACATCCGCCTAAAACACCCGAGAGAAAGCAAAACCGCTGGTACCGTTTTTTTAAAATCGCATTCCTTTCTTTTTTAGGTTTGTTGGTAGCGCTGTGGATTATTCTGAGCTTATCTTCTACCCGAAATTGGGCGGCACAGCGGGTGGTTAATATTCTCAACAAAGATCTGAAAACCCAAATAAGCTTTGACAAAATAGACCTTAGCATTTTTGGAAACATCACCATATATGGGCTTAAAATCAAGGATTATAAAGGTTTAGATTTCATTAAAGCCAAAGAAGTTTATGCCGATTCTGACTGGTTTTCACTCATCACCAATACCGATCATCTTGATTTCCAATCGTTGAAGGTGAGTGATATGGAGATGAAAGTGATTACTTATAAAGGCGATAGCATTGCTAATTTTAATCGATTTATCGCATTGTTTGATAATGGCAAAAAGCGTGATCCCAATAAACCGCCTTTTGAGTTGGATGCCCGCATTAGCATTCTGAATTCCCAACTCTCCATTGTGAATCAAAACCACGCTGGCGATGAGGGCAGATGGCTGGATGCTCAGCGTTTGAATGTCCAAATTCCACGCTTGAAGGTCAAAGGTTCCGATGTTTCTGCGCAGGTGAATAATTTTAGCTTGGTCACAGAGCGCTGGGGCAAAAAACACTTGATAGAAACTTTTTCCACTAATTTTACCCTTAATAAGGAATATTTATGGTTAGAAAATTTGGTGCTAAATACCGACCATAGCCTTTTGCAAGGGGATTTAAAGCTTCTCCTCAACGAAGGTAAGTTTGAAGATTTTGCCCACAAAGTACGCTGGGATATGCAGTTGGACCGAGGCAGCCAAATGAACGGTTATGATTTGAGTTATTTCGTGAAGGATTGGGACAATTATAAACCCATCAATGTCTCTGGAAAAATGGATGGCGTGCTCAATGATTTCTACCTTACGCAGTTCCAGTTGGGCAACCACGATACCCACATAGCGACACAAAAAATAAGAGTAGCTAAAATTTTAGAGAAGAGTTTCGCTATAGAAACGCAGAATTTAGCCACAGATTTTACCTACCAAGGGCTTAAACAGATGTTCCCAAGTTTTATCGCCAATAAAATGGGAAATGTCGCAGATGATTTCGGTAGAATGAAATTCAACGGGGCGCTCACAGCCAATCCGAATGCTATCACCACTAAGGGAACCCTGATTTCTGGCGTGGGGCAGGCGGCAATTAAGCATTTGACTTTATTAGAATACAGCACGCCTCAGCCTAAATATACGGGAGAACTCAGCCTTAGTCAACTGAATGTAGCTGCCATCACGAAGAACAACCAAGTGGGGTTAGTTTCTGGGCATTTTAATGCCAAGGGCGAAGGTTTCAATCTTAATACAATGCACCTCAACACCCAATCGCAGATTACCAGCATAGAAATTTTGGATAAAACGCTGACCAATGTGTTGTTAGATGGGACTTTGGCGCAGAAACAATACAACGGCTTGGTGAGCATCAAAGATCCTCACGCCCAAGCGAATGTAAAGGGTAGGTTTGATTTCAGCAATCCGAGATTGGTTGCCGATGTTTTAGCTGATGTAGCCCATTTGGATATCGCTTATTTCACAGGGAAAGCGGAACGCCAAGTGGTGAGTGGTCTTTTTGATGTTAAAATGGCGATGAAAGATCTCAACGATTTGAACTTAGATGCTAAAATGAAATCGGTGCAGCTGATCTCTGCCAACCAAACCGTGAACCTTCCAGAGGCAGATGTGAAAGCCTATTTAGATGGCAACAACAGAATCGTGGATATTGATGCACCGCAGGCGGTTAAGGGTAAAGTTTCAGGGCATTTCAATATTAAAGATGTGGCTGGAATGGTGCAGAACAGTATGGATAAAATTTTAGCAGGCACCGCGCCTCGCCAATATTACCGTGGACAATATTTCAATTTTGATTTTGATATAGCTCAAGGTTTGGTCAACTTTTTTGAACCTCGCCTTAAAATAAGAGATGGCGTTAAAGTTTCAGGGAATTATGATGGCAATGCCAATAATCTCGTGCTGAGTGCTGAAGCGCCACACCTTAAATATATGATCACGAAAGAAGATGCCAAAGCCGCCAACGAGGTGCTGGCACAATCAGATATTGATTATCAAATAGAAACTTCATCTGTTGCTAATGAGAGTGTTACGGTAAACCAATTGGCGCTAAACATCAACACAGCGAGTAGCACCGAGCAAGTGGTATTGAGTGTGGATAAATTGGCGTTTAGCGATCACATTGTGCGAGATTTAAGCCTAAAAGGAAGCAATGAAAACGGCGAAATTCTACATTTGGCAGCCTCGCTAAAGCATGGTAATCCAGATGATGATGAGCACAATAGGCTTAAAGAATATGCCGTTAATCTTAGCCAAACCACAGATGCACAAGGGGATTATGTAATTCGCTTTGAACCTACGGAGGTTAGATTTAACAATTTTGTTTGGCGTGTGGATACTTCGCCAGAGCTTAACCACTCCATTACTTATAAGAGAAAAACAGGTGCTATAGACCTCCATAACCTTAAATTTTACTCTGATAATAGTGAGATTTTGGTGAATGGTATTTTTAATAATGGTAAAGATTTTGACATCAATGCTGAGGTTAAAAATGTGGAAGTCAGCAAGTTGATGGCGCTGAAAGGCGGCGGCGATACCCAAATGGAAATGGGCGGCACCATTAACGGAACGATTGACATCAAGATGAATAAAAGCATCTTGGAGCCGCTGGTAGATTTAAAAGTAGAGCAACTGAGTATGAACCGCCAAGCGATGGGGGATATCATCATCAATGCCCAAAAAACCGAAAAAAGGAATATTTTTGCGATGGAAGCGCGCGTGCTATCGCCAGAATTGTTAGGCGCGGATAAACTGAAACTCACAGGGACTATTAACAACAATACCGCATCACCAACGCTGGATTTATTGGCAGATATGAACGAGTTTGATTTGGCTTTTGCACAAGAGTTTGTGAAGTCTGTATTCAGCAACTTCCGAGGCAAAGCCAGTGGTCAGCTCAAAATAGGTGGTACGATTAAAGATGTGGATTATCAAGGGGATATTGCACTAAAAGACTTTGGGTTAAAACTCAACTTTTCGGGGGTAGACTACGCTTTTGATGATACGGTCATTCCGTTGACCAAAGGCTATGCGGTACTCAATAACATTGGAGTGAAAGATGGCAGAGGCAATTCTCAGGGGACGATTTCTGGAGCTATACAGTTTGCGGATGCTGCGTCTATGGGGCTCAACCTCATTATGCGGGCAGATAACTTGTTGTTGCTCAATACCACTCAAAAAGATTTTGATACCTTCTGGGGGCGTGTGTATGGCAGGGGCGATATCTTCGTGGAAGGTCCTGTAACGGCGCTCAACATTGATGCTAATATGGATGTCCTTAATAATAGTACCTTTACGCTGAATAGCAATTCGGCATCGGCAGTAGATGAGTTTAAGATGCTTCGTTTTGTAGAGAAAGGCAAAGATGGGCTCCTCACGGTGGCAGAAAAGAAAAAATCTGGCGCTAATATGAACATTAAATTTGATATTAGCATAGATAAAGGCTCTACGGTTAATGTTTTGGTGGGCGATGATGTGGGCGATATCAGCGTGCGCGGTATGGCAGAGCATTTGAAGTTTAATTTGAGAAGAAACGGACAAATGTCAATGAGCGGTACTTTCGTGGTGGATAACGGAACCTTCGTTTCAAAAGCCATTCTGGAGCGGACTTTCCAAATCGCGAAGGGCAGTAGTATGGGTTGGGACGGAAATGTGATGAATCCGTCGCTTAACATTTCTGCCGATTATTTCCGTACGGTGACCAACGCTGGCGAGTACCTTAATATAGGAAAATTGCCGCCAATCAATGTGATGCTCACCACGCATATCACACAATCTCTACAAAATCCGAAAATTGATTTTAATGTTTCGGCACCAGATGTATCCAGCCAAATTAAGGAAGCTTTGGCGTTTAAGATGAGCAATTCTGATGAGAAAATTGTGCAATTTGGAGCGATATTGGCATTAAATAACTTTAATGTCGCGGATACAGGGGGGGTAGATTTTAATGTGGGGAATACACTGGTATCGCAGGGTTATAACTTGTTATTCAAGCAGTTGGGTTCTGTGCTGAATACTATTAGCAACCAGTTTCAAGTGGATTTAAACTATATCAAAGGTGACCAAGCCTCTAACACAGGCGACCGTGCCAATGCTGGCGTGAATATAGCACTATCACCAAGGGTAAACATAAAAACAGGTTTGGGGGTACCGCTTTCTAAAACCGAGTATACCGATGCCAATTTCCTTTCTGGAGAAGGGATTTTGGAGTACGATTGGTCTAAGAAAAATGATGGCAGTCGCTTATTTAGAGTGTATTCTAAGCCATCTAATGTGACCAATATTTCTGGACAGGCTGGCGCTAACCAAACTTGGGGTGGCGGTGTGGTTTATAGCAAAAGTTTTAATAGATTTTTCCCAAAAAAGAAAAAAGACAGCATGCGCCAACCTAAGGATACCACGGCAGTTGCAAGGTAA
- a CDS encoding Lrp/AsnC family transcriptional regulator yields the protein MNYRLDEIDKKILDYLVKNTRMPFTEIAKNLSVSAGTIHVRVKKMEDAGIILGSSLNIDYEKLNYTFTAFIGILLTKSNKTQEVLKKLSEIPNIVETSVVSGKYNIFCKMKAKNTEDAKNVIYKIDDIEDVMRTESMISMEEYLSDRNRLISALEV from the coding sequence ATGAACTACCGTTTAGATGAAATAGACAAAAAGATTCTTGATTACTTAGTGAAAAATACAAGAATGCCTTTTACTGAAATTGCAAAAAACCTAAGCGTTTCAGCGGGAACCATCCACGTAAGAGTTAAAAAAATGGAAGATGCAGGGATTATTTTAGGCTCTTCTCTTAATATTGATTACGAAAAACTCAACTACACATTCACGGCATTCATCGGTATTCTTCTTACCAAGTCTAACAAGACTCAAGAGGTGCTTAAGAAATTATCAGAAATCCCTAACATCGTGGAAACGAGCGTGGTATCTGGTAAATACAACATTTTCTGCAAAATGAAAGCTAAAAATACAGAAGATGCTAAAAATGTAATCTATAAAATAGATGATATAGAAGATGTGATGAGAACGGAAAGTATGATTTCTATGGAAGAGTACTTAAGCGACAGAAACAGACTCATCTCTGCATTAGAAGTTTAA
- a CDS encoding RrF2 family transcriptional regulator, with product MFSKACEYAIRSAIYVAQKSLGGERVNVKEVAKEVDAPEAFTAKILQQLCKAQLLDSVRGQQGGFMVQIDQLQHISIYHIIIAIDGDTLFTQCGLGLKRCSSANPCPVHNDFKALKNKLKHLTQQYSLYDLAVKTEQGLAWLKI from the coding sequence ATGTTCTCTAAAGCGTGCGAATATGCCATACGGTCCGCCATCTATGTGGCACAAAAAAGCCTCGGTGGCGAGAGAGTGAATGTAAAAGAAGTGGCTAAGGAAGTGGATGCACCCGAAGCGTTTACAGCAAAAATCCTCCAGCAACTTTGCAAAGCCCAATTGTTAGACTCTGTGCGTGGGCAACAGGGCGGTTTTATGGTGCAAATAGACCAGCTGCAGCATATTAGCATCTATCACATCATCATCGCGATAGATGGCGATACACTCTTTACCCAATGCGGTTTGGGGCTAAAAAGGTGCTCCTCAGCCAACCCTTGTCCCGTTCATAATGATTTTAAGGCACTTAAAAACAAACTCAAACACCTCACACAGCAATATTCCTTATATGATTTAGCCGTAAAAACCGAACAAGGCTTGGCGTGGCTTAAGATTTAA
- the secD gene encoding protein translocase subunit SecD — translation MQGKGLITIVAIILGLICLNEMLPTFYASRIENEAKAIAGNDQAKYQKEIARLSKDTLDLGFTKLYYTDAKEREMKLGLDLRGGINVLLEINQRDLVMDLTNYSSNPILLEALDKTDQAQKNSTRSYIDDFFTQFDLVNKAKGANLKLANPEIFGTQKLSNEIKFNTSDEEVKRIITKKIDDAVGSAYEVIRTRIDKMGVTQPNVQRVPGTGRILVEMPGIKDIDRVKKMLQTSAKLQFWEVQQLPEVAPYFEQLSKLVTAKADSMGVAKNSNWVSLININTLRSNGVANVKLSDTAAVNKILNSKIAIDARPANIKYTQFMWGYKPESNDPDHLVLYAIRSNITGKAPVDGAVEKANISYDQIGRVVVDMQMDSEGTKDWKILTEKNVGKPVAVTLDNRVYTAPNVVNAIPNGRTQISGNFTQDEAQDLVNVLNTGKLPASAKLVQSEVVGPSLGQASIEAGMWSFIIAFIFIVIYIIFYYGGAGVYAVIAMIINLFYIFGIMDSMDATLTLPGIAGIVLTMAMAVDTNVIIYERTKEELFAGKSIKEAYRDGFKHALSAIIDGQLTTLLTAVILYIFGTGPIQGFAVTLIIGLLMTLFTSVLLSRVMIFSRLNKGKGLSVWTPMTKNMFRNVWIDFIGKRKIAYVISTILMVVSIASIAINGFKLGVDFEGGRNYVVKFNKPVDATKAEANLSKLFQTESGKNNSVDVKTFGNDNQLKITTDYKIDDESLAADQEIEAKLYEGLKSDFPAGYTLNQFKTSEGDDLGIVSSTKVGPTVADDIKTGGTLAVLVSLIGIFIYILVRFRRWQFSLGAVAALFHDSVIILGAYSLFYKVAPFNMEINQDFIAAILTVLGYSINDTVIVFDRIREYLRERKATTLAKLFDDSISSTLGRTFNTSFTVLMVILAIFIFGGESLRGFMFALLLGIGFGTYSSIFIASAIAYDFLKGKKSKDENKK, via the coding sequence ATGCAAGGAAAAGGACTTATTACCATTGTAGCGATTATTTTAGGGCTCATCTGCCTTAATGAAATGCTACCTACTTTCTATGCAAGTAGAATAGAAAACGAGGCAAAAGCCATTGCGGGGAATGACCAAGCCAAATACCAAAAAGAAATTGCAAGGCTCTCCAAAGACACCTTAGATTTAGGCTTTACCAAACTCTATTACACAGATGCCAAAGAACGCGAGATGAAACTCGGGTTAGACCTAAGAGGCGGTATCAATGTATTGTTAGAAATCAACCAGAGAGATTTGGTGATGGATTTAACCAACTATTCTTCTAACCCTATTTTGTTGGAAGCGTTGGACAAAACAGACCAAGCGCAGAAGAACTCAACCCGATCTTATATTGATGATTTCTTCACGCAGTTTGATTTGGTAAATAAAGCCAAAGGGGCTAACCTTAAACTTGCCAACCCAGAGATATTTGGAACTCAAAAGTTGAGTAACGAAATTAAATTCAACACCTCAGACGAGGAGGTTAAAAGAATCATCACTAAAAAAATAGATGATGCCGTAGGCTCTGCGTATGAGGTGATTAGAACCCGTATTGATAAAATGGGGGTTACTCAGCCTAATGTGCAGCGCGTGCCAGGAACAGGAAGAATCTTGGTGGAAATGCCAGGGATTAAAGACATAGACCGCGTTAAAAAAATGCTCCAAACTTCGGCGAAACTTCAGTTTTGGGAAGTACAGCAATTGCCAGAAGTGGCGCCTTACTTTGAGCAACTTTCTAAATTGGTGACCGCCAAAGCCGACTCTATGGGCGTGGCTAAAAATAGCAATTGGGTGAGTTTAATCAACATCAACACCTTGAGAAGCAATGGCGTAGCCAATGTAAAACTAAGCGACACCGCTGCGGTCAACAAAATTTTAAATAGTAAAATCGCAATAGATGCTCGACCTGCCAACATCAAATACACGCAGTTTATGTGGGGCTACAAGCCAGAGTCTAACGACCCTGACCATTTGGTGCTTTATGCCATCCGTTCTAACATTACAGGGAAAGCGCCAGTGGATGGAGCGGTGGAAAAAGCTAACATCAGTTATGATCAAATCGGTCGCGTGGTGGTAGATATGCAGATGGACAGCGAGGGAACGAAAGATTGGAAAATCTTAACTGAGAAAAATGTAGGCAAGCCTGTGGCAGTAACTTTGGATAACAGAGTTTATACCGCGCCAAATGTGGTGAATGCCATTCCGAATGGGCGCACGCAGATTTCAGGGAACTTTACACAAGATGAAGCCCAAGACCTTGTGAATGTGCTTAATACAGGGAAACTCCCTGCCAGCGCTAAGTTGGTACAATCCGAAGTGGTAGGACCTTCATTGGGACAAGCATCTATTGAAGCTGGGATGTGGTCGTTCATCATCGCCTTTATTTTCATCGTTATCTATATTATTTTCTACTACGGTGGCGCTGGGGTTTATGCGGTAATCGCAATGATTATCAACCTATTTTACATCTTCGGAATTATGGATTCTATGGATGCCACGCTGACTTTGCCAGGGATTGCGGGTATTGTGCTCACCATGGCGATGGCGGTGGATACCAATGTGATTATTTACGAAAGAACCAAGGAAGAGTTATTTGCAGGAAAAAGCATTAAAGAAGCTTATAGAGACGGATTTAAACACGCCCTTTCTGCGATTATAGATGGTCAGCTGACTACATTATTGACCGCCGTTATACTTTATATTTTTGGTACAGGACCTATCCAAGGTTTCGCCGTAACGCTTATTATCGGTCTATTGATGACTTTATTTACTTCGGTATTATTATCCAGAGTGATGATTTTCAGCCGATTGAATAAAGGGAAAGGGTTGTCTGTATGGACGCCTATGACCAAAAATATGTTTAGAAATGTATGGATAGATTTCATCGGAAAGAGAAAAATTGCGTATGTTATTTCCACGATCCTAATGGTGGTGAGTATCGCCTCTATTGCAATCAATGGCTTTAAGTTAGGCGTTGATTTTGAGGGGGGTAGAAACTATGTGGTTAAATTCAACAAGCCTGTAGATGCCACCAAAGCCGAAGCCAATTTATCTAAATTATTCCAAACCGAAAGTGGTAAAAATAATTCTGTAGATGTAAAAACTTTTGGTAATGATAATCAGCTGAAAATCACTACAGATTACAAAATTGATGATGAATCTTTAGCAGCAGACCAAGAGATTGAAGCCAAATTATATGAAGGCTTAAAGTCTGATTTCCCAGCGGGTTATACTTTAAATCAGTTTAAAACCTCCGAAGGCGATGATTTAGGAATCGTGTCTTCTACCAAGGTGGGACCTACCGTGGCTGATGATATTAAAACAGGTGGAACTTTGGCGGTGCTCGTTTCGTTAATTGGCATTTTCATCTATATTTTAGTGAGATTTAGAAGGTGGCAGTTCTCTTTGGGCGCCGTGGCAGCACTCTTCCACGACTCTGTGATTATCTTAGGAGCGTACTCTTTATTCTATAAAGTAGCACCGTTTAATATGGAGATTAACCAAGACTTCATCGCCGCGATACTAACCGTTTTAGGTTACTCTATTAACGATACCGTGATTGTCTTTGACCGTATCCGTGAGTACCTTAGAGAGCGCAAAGCCACCACGCTTGCCAAACTCTTTGATGACTCTATCAGTAGTACTTTAGGAAGAACTTTCAACACCTCGTTTACGGTGCTTATGGTGATCTTAGCGATTTTCATTTTCGGCGGCGAGAGCTTACGAGGCTTTATGTTTGCGCTATTATTAGGGATAGGTTTTGGTACTTATTCATCTATATTTATCGCATCAGCTATCGCGTATGATTTCCTAAAAGGTAAAAAATCAAAAGACGAAAACAAAAAATAA
- a CDS encoding cation transporter, with protein MNKTIFNITKMDCPSEEQLIRMKLQDFDTVKSLEFDIPNRELNVYHSGNPEPILSALETLNLNTTLISTEETDGVIETDTSNRQRRLLWTVLVINFVFFGVEMLFGIFSNSMGLVADSLDMLADSIVYALALFAVGGTVARKNNIAKFAGYFQILLAVIGFVEVIRRFLGFEKMPDFQTMIIVSVLALMANVLCLYLLQKNKSKEAHMQASMIFTSNDVIINSGVIVAGLLVHWLNSSYPDLIIGAIVFVIVARGAYRILKLVE; from the coding sequence ATGAACAAAACCATATTCAATATTACCAAAATGGATTGCCCCAGTGAGGAGCAATTAATCCGTATGAAATTGCAGGATTTTGATACGGTAAAGTCATTGGAATTTGATATTCCCAATAGGGAATTGAATGTTTATCATAGTGGAAACCCCGAGCCGATTTTATCGGCTTTGGAAACTTTGAACCTAAATACAACGTTGATTTCAACCGAAGAAACTGACGGAGTTATTGAAACGGATACAAGCAATAGACAACGGAGGCTACTTTGGACGGTACTGGTTATCAACTTCGTTTTCTTTGGAGTGGAAATGTTGTTCGGTATTTTTTCCAACTCAATGGGATTGGTAGCGGATAGCTTGGATATGCTTGCCGATAGTATCGTCTACGCTTTGGCTCTGTTTGCTGTAGGGGGTACGGTCGCAAGAAAAAACAACATAGCCAAATTTGCAGGGTACTTCCAAATCTTGTTGGCTGTTATCGGTTTTGTGGAAGTAATAAGACGTTTTTTAGGTTTTGAAAAGATGCCCGATTTTCAAACGATGATTATCGTTTCAGTTTTGGCACTAATGGCAAATGTGCTTTGTCTTTACCTGTTACAAAAGAACAAAAGTAAGGAAGCCCACATGCAGGCAAGTATGATTTTCACATCGAACGATGTCATTATCAATTCGGGCGTTATCGTTGCAGGTCTCTTGGTTCATTGGCTTAATTCAAGCTACCCCGATTTGATTATCGGAGCAATTGTATTTGTAATTGTGGCAAGAGGGGCATATAGGATATTGAAGTTAGTAGAATAA
- a CDS encoding T9SS type A sorting domain-containing protein produces MVFHHRTTKEDNGLYLGLDNIEVGYDNKDTAAAVKTSPKLTDEKDIKAALAQGVELIKASDFETSETPTSPQRFEKKQFGFVNQAYLTGYEVIKDGVVVENIDDFNKTTYGETIDTNGTYTYDVVALYSDGVKSQKETVVVEITTLGTNEATANAGLKVYPNLSTGQFVVEADASVSTLKASVYDMSGKQILNNTFKGHRFELNLTQYPKGIYILNLVDNQGVKHNVKLMVK; encoded by the coding sequence GTGGTATTCCACCACAGAACCACCAAGGAGGATAACGGACTTTATTTAGGCTTAGACAATATAGAAGTAGGCTATGATAATAAAGATACTGCTGCAGCGGTTAAAACTTCACCAAAATTAACTGATGAAAAAGACATCAAAGCAGCTTTAGCCCAAGGAGTAGAATTGATAAAAGCCAGCGATTTTGAAACTTCAGAAACGCCAACGAGCCCTCAAAGGTTTGAGAAAAAACAATTCGGTTTCGTTAATCAAGCTTACCTTACAGGTTATGAGGTGATTAAAGATGGTGTGGTGGTAGAGAATATAGATGATTTCAATAAAACCACTTACGGCGAAACAATAGACACAAACGGCACTTATACCTATGATGTAGTTGCACTATACTCAGATGGCGTTAAGTCTCAGAAAGAAACCGTCGTGGTAGAAATCACCACTCTCGGCACCAACGAAGCGACTGCCAATGCAGGCTTAAAAGTGTATCCAAACCTATCTACAGGGCAGTTTGTAGTGGAGGCAGACGCAAGCGTAAGCACACTCAAAGCCAGCGTTTATGATATGTCAGGCAAACAAATTTTGAATAATACCTTTAAAGGTCACCGATTTGAGTTGAACTTGACGCAGTATCCTAAAGGCATTTACATCCTCAACCTTGTAGACAACCAAGGCGTGAAACACAATGTGAAACTTATGGTGAAGTAG
- the recR gene encoding recombination mediator RecR — translation MNFPSKVLERAVEEISELPGIGRKSALRLALHLLKQPKTQGLALSEAIRHLVSDIQYCKKCHNFSDDEVCDICSNEYRQGELLCIVEDVRDVMAIENTNKFKGKYWVLGGKISPMEGVGPHQLNIEGLEQKLREEPIKEVIFALSATMEGDTTVYYIYKKLKKFEVQFSNIARGIAVGDELEYADEISLGKSIINRVPYDETA, via the coding sequence ATGAATTTTCCCAGCAAAGTTTTAGAAAGAGCGGTAGAAGAAATATCGGAGTTGCCAGGTATCGGGAGGAAATCTGCGCTGAGGTTGGCATTGCACCTCCTTAAGCAACCTAAAACCCAAGGCTTAGCCCTAAGCGAGGCGATAAGGCACTTGGTTTCGGATATTCAATATTGCAAAAAATGCCATAATTTCTCTGATGATGAGGTTTGCGACATTTGCTCTAACGAGTATCGGCAGGGCGAGTTACTCTGCATTGTGGAGGATGTAAGAGATGTTATGGCGATTGAAAACACCAACAAATTCAAAGGTAAATATTGGGTGCTCGGTGGTAAAATATCGCCGATGGAAGGCGTGGGACCACACCAATTGAATATAGAAGGCTTAGAACAAAAACTAAGAGAAGAGCCCATCAAAGAGGTGATTTTCGCCCTTTCTGCCACGATGGAAGGCGATACCACGGTGTATTATATCTACAAAAAACTGAAAAAATTTGAAGTCCAGTTTTCCAATATAGCCCGAGGCATTGCCGTGGGTGATGAGTTAGAATACGCTGATGAAATCTCGCTGGGCAAGTCCATCATCAATAGAGTGCCGTACGATGAAACGGCTTAA